The DNA sequence GGGGCAGTTTTAATGGATTGTCTCCCAGAGGTTTTGCCGTATGCAAATGTTGCAGACAAAAGGGCCTAACAGTTCTGAGTGTTACCGGAGaccctcaaacacacaaacaaagagctAAACTCACAACACCAGTTTCATACCTCAAAGTgaaattgtgcaaaaaaaagtgtgaatttAGACTGTTTTGCTCAAATATTCACAAACAAGTACAAAATTTCACTgcacagaaacatttatttctcaGTCTTAATTCTTAAAACCCACATGCAaataatatttgcattatttgtgCTCCATAGTTTGTAGAGCATAATGTGTAATCACACCACTTCCCAAATACTGTATAAGATCTGAACAACCATATTTCTCAACCCATTTTTTAAGCTTACGTGTTTTCACACAGCACATGGCCTCAATGGAGGGTCTGATAACTCGCTCAGGCGGCTCAGAGAGACCTTTCGTCCTGTCACGTTCCTTCTTTGCTGGGTCACAGAGATTTggtgagttttattttattgtttgtttgttttttatttcatttttttaaatgcagttgcatatattttgtgctttttttttgtgtgtgtctttactgCTTTGGTCTTTAATGCAGGAGCTGTGTGGACTGGTGACAATGTAGCCAGTTGGGAATACCTGAAGATCTCCATTCCAATGCTTTTGTCTCTGAATGTGACAGGCTTAGTATTTTGTGGAGGTGAGAAATGAGTTTAGGAGTTTAGGAGATTAGGAAAATACACATTCTAGTTTgaacataataaattaaataataattaccaGAATGGTCCAGAGGGATTATAATTTGATGCTTATGCTATTTTATTCCCTTTTACCATTAAgtctctcactttctcacaAATTTGTGTTGTCTCGTGCCCTTTGGTTTGGTGTTTTAGCTGATGTTGGTGGGTTTTCTAAGGATCCAGATCCAGAGTTGCTGGTGCGCTGGTACCAGGCAGCCGCCCTGCAGCCGTTTTTCCGCGGCCACTCTGCCATAACGTCAAAGCGCAGGGAGCCCTGGCTGTTTGGAGAGGCAGTCACGGCTGCAATCCGCAGTGTAATCCAAGAGAGGTACTGTCACAGACGAGGGGGAGGGGGTCGGCCACGAGAAAGGCAGCTCccatttattgtgtttgtgccaAAGCTACAACGAAGCACATTTTCCTGCCTGTTAATGTTTGTGAGTTTCACAAATTCCGCGGCCTCTGTAGTTGTTCCAGCACAGTTTTCTGATTGACTAGCTCAGATTCCCAAGTCTTGTCAGTTTATGTGACGCAAACAAATCGAAAACAAGCCTCAGGAGCCTATTTTACCTTATAGCTTTATTCAACACGCAGAGCAGCGCACAAACACAAGCAATCCCATTGTCAGGGAGTTCAGGGTCGCTGGTTGGCCCAGTTTTTATGcttgatgcccttcctgacacaaccctccccaatacAAAGTAATAAATACTGTAGCTACTGACTGAGCTCAAGTGTCTTATAATACAGTAACCAGCAGAAAACTAGCTGTGGTGACTGAccagtctcctctgtgctcaGGTACTGCTTGCTGCCATATTGGTACACTCTGTTCCACCAGGCTCACACCTCTGGTTTGCCTCTACTCAGGTTAGTGTTGCTGCTATCTGTCTGTTTAGCCCTACAACTACAACCATCAGGGTTTTTCTGGCACTAGAGGTcaatatttctcatgttttcatGATTCAGTGACAGCAGAAAGTCATTGTATTGGATTTGATTTCAAACAGGCCTATGTGGGTGGAGTTCCCACAAGAACAGGAGGCTTTTACTGTGGACAACCAGTATATGATTGGTAATAAATATCCCTTCAATTTTGTCTTGTAACACTGAATACAGAATTGTACTCTGGTTCTTTTAAAGtgtaattgtttttgatttCATGTAGGAAGTTCACTGCTAGCCTGTCCTGTGACTGAGCCGGGTGCCGAAGAGGTCAAAGTCCTACTTCCTGGACAAACTGAGGTAAACCCACAGTCAGGTTACCTTAGTTTATTGCAATACACTCATGTTGCAGAAGGCTACAATAAGGATGGTTTCTGTTGCAGATTTGGTATGACATCGACTCTAAGCAGGCATATGAAGGAGGCAGGACTCTAACTCTTCCAGTGACTCTAGACACAGTTGGTGCTAATCTGATTCAGCATCAGAGTGTTTCACAGTTTGAAATTCATGCACGATTATGTTCTGTTAAACATATAGTTAATAGTGCTTTATGTGTGACGACTATCCCAAAAAAACTCTGTACAGGTTCCAGTGTTTCAGCGTGCGGGTTCGGTGATCTGCAGGAGAGCAGGAAGTGCCTCTAGCACAGCTCAGCTCCAGAAGATCCCTCTTTCCATCAGTGTGGCTCTAAGCTCTCAGgtaagaatgaaaggaaatgggaaacttgctttttctttttctgtgccAGGTTTAATTTTGACATCctgtatttatttgaatttcacGCGTTAAAGTTAAGTAGAGACAACTGCACAGTACTTTACAGTAATGTTGATTAGAATGCTAATTATTCTCTCAATTATTGTGTTCGTCTCATGTCAGTTCAAAATACAAGATAACAGTTTTGTCTCGTTTGCTTCATTTGACCAATACTTTAAAATCCATTGAAATTTACTGTCACGTGCTGAACTGTGATCATCAAATTCTCATTCACGTAGTAAAGGATTTTACCAGATACAATTACTAAAGTGATTAGTACTCCTGTTGTAAAACTAGTTTCATTGTACTTCTGGACCATGAAACCAAACCATATATTAAATATGGTGTTGTGACAGTgatttgtttaataataataataataataaaaataataagttattttatttataaagcactttacatttgctaacaaatctaaaagtgctacacaagcggattaagaccaagaataaaacatgataaacatgtaaagtctaaaaacacataaaacatcgaataacacagcattaaagtaaaaaataatgatcaatttgaaatatttttctgaacaaaaaagtctttaactgttttttgaaacagtccacagtctgtggtgccctcaggttctcaggcagagcgTTCCATagccgtggagcagctgctgagaaggctCGGTCCCTTATTGTATGGAGTTTGGATCTGGGGGGGGTAGATGCGATAGGTGTTGGTGGAACGGAGGTGTCTAGTTGTAGATTGCAATGTGAGGAGTTCCTTaagatactgtggggcatttccatggatgcagTAAAAGAGAttagtgtttttacagtttttttctctgtatttccaAAGAACAGAGGACTTCTTTATTAATGCATAGTTAGTTTGTAccacactgtttgttttttgactttatgagaactttttgtatttttggacatttgtgtCTTGTAATTTACAACATCCAGACTGCACTCTCCTCTCTCCGCAGGGTGCTGCTGATGGTGAGCTGTACCTGGACGATGGCCACTCCTTCGACTACCGTGACAGGAAGGCCTTCTGTCTGCGTGGGCTCAGCATGGTGTCGGGCCGTCTGCGCTGTCGGTGAGTCACAACTCTCACATGCTGAGGAAGGATACAGTGGTAGACGACGTATGAAATGTAATTCACCTGGAAGCCTTGAGCTCAAGCTTCGCACGCGATGATTTGATATGTTGCCTCTCGCAGTCCGGCCAATGAAGAAGGAACGTTTGACTGTGATACTGTCATCCACTCTGTCACCATCCTGGGGCTGAAGAGCAGACCTTCTACTGTGGCCGTGCATGTCTCAGGTAAGTAAATCTGTCAATATTGTGTCCTGCCTTTACAGCTAGAGCGTTAGAactaacacactcacattcacacactatGATAGTAGCATCTCATatgcacaaaaacaagcaaagccATAATAACATCGACTTTACCCTTCAATGAGCccactgagaaaaaaacattcaaaagaaGAATCCTCAGGAATTCAAGCATCTGTGGCAGGATGGCATGGTTTGATTAGATGTGGACATAATAGCCTAACATAGACATGACATGATGTTAATCTCTGAAAATATCAAAGTTTTAATTTGTACATGAGAAAATCGCAccattgttcatttaaaaaggaagaaatccAATAGAAAGAGTCAGGGAAACGTGTAAATCGTCAATTATGGGTCGAGGAATATTGTAAATACTAATCacaccaggttttttttttttttcatcatgtaaAATCGGGTATTTTGGTTCTATTCTTGCTAACAAAATCCAATGAAGAGTCCAAGGTGAAGCATGacgtgtttgtttttcattaccaGGTGCTGAGGACACCTCTGCTGCATTTCAGTACATGGACACCTGCTGCACGCTGATAGTGAACAGCCTGAACCTCAGAGTGGCACAAGACTGGGAGATACACATAGAGTAACCGTGGATATGTCAGTGGCTGATTTTAACTGGGTTTCTTAGGCATGAACCTGCTTTCTGCAGttaatgtaaacacacagcCTAACAAATGTGGACTTaaatgggggggtgggggggtaatCACCACTCCACTTTTCAGTTATTATTCTTTTAGCGTTTTTATTTTACGCTTATTGAGAGTAttagagaaaaaagaacagctTAAAACGAGGATATTTGAAATCAGGTTGAACGTCCCATTGAAGAAATCACATTTAAGtgcaatttttttgtcctttcggctttatcccgtgagttcagggtcaccacagcggatttgaccctgtggtccgtggacttACCAACTGAGATACGAGTGAATTTAATCacactttataaaaaaaaacattaaactaagTGAAACATTTGGGCTTTGTCCCCTCACCTGTCCTGACATGTAAACTAAGAAAATTCCTGCAGGTCTGTGTGTAAAGTCTTATTACCTTTTGTTAAAGATCCAgtttaacaaaaccaaaatgataCGGATCCATAGTTGTTTATTTCAATGTGTGAAAGATGAATTTTTTGCCTTGACTGACAATCAAACTACGGATGCTAAATATTAGTTATGAATGTGATATCATGTCTGATGTTAAAGCAGTGATTTGAAAATTTCCAACACTGAATAAACAGCGCAGCTtcaaagttttgtttgtgtcaggTTGTAACGGTGACGAAAACATTTTGCTCAACATCAGTATGTTGTGTGACCTGACATCTGTCGCAAAGCAATGTAATGACATGCTTCACCGACACAGGTTTCGAAGTTGTTTCTCTGAAACAACTTAAAACTGGCAAAAGggataaaacaatttttaaaaaacgaaAGAATTAAAAATCTGACCTcgcttttgatttttgattcgacagcatattttaaataatccaacaaatgaaaatggcccAGACAGACCTGTTAAAGAAGATGTTAACTAAATTGATTATGGtgatattttaaacagtttccTGTAATTAGCTGCACACACGTCTTCACTGATGCAGTCAGTCACTTAGTTGATTTTAACTGGAAAAAAATTGTCCCTCTTGTGTTTGTTGTAGTTAAACTACtatttaaatcaaaaatcaaaagcaaagtctacatttttattttttagagaaAATTGCAGAAGTACAAACAATTTTCTCCACATCTGTAACTAAAGATCAGTGTCTCACATCCTTTGCAGAACGGTTTTAGGGTTTTTGCTGGAATGATTCAGTTTGAACAGTAATTGCTGCCAGAGTTATTATAAAAGAGCAAAATACACATCCTCATAAttgaaactttttatttaaaaaaataaattgatacAATACATTAGATAAAGCGAAATTTGAAATCTGTCTGAAAACcaagaaaatatatatgaaaGTCACCTCCCATCGTGTGTGACAGAAAGTTCTACTTCTTTTCCTCTTAACTGCTTTTAAGACGGGGACGCCTGTTGTGTTTGCTGGTGACAAACGGTGCTGTTTAACACCAGTACTAAAAATGGATGTcgctcctcttcatcatcagcatcagccTGCTCTAATTATGCTGAGACTGCTCAATGCTGAGCTCCATTGAGAAGAGGTTTAAAGGGGTTGAATGCCTTCTGCTGAGGCAGGGCATCTATGGAGCACTCTTTACATGCCCTCTGACGCAGCCCGCTGGTCTTTGTGTCCCCCAACAATAATGCCCCCGGAGTGCTCCAGCTGAGGAGAGGTCATTGTCCGCGTCGGCCAATGGGAAACGAACGAACAGATGTTTATGTGATGTGTTAGTTtctgtgcacgtgtgtgcatgtgcagagTAATGCAAAGGTGAATGCGTACAGAGTGAATCTCTCTGTCACACCAAGCTTTTTCACCTACTCTGTGACGAAGGGGAGGGAGACGTCACACAAGGAGAGAGCCAATCACGTATTAGCTCTTTGGATTTATGCCAGGGTTTTTAGGTTTGTAAGACTTTAGTACAAGTTGCAAaaggcagttttttttcctcaaaaaaagaaaaaagtagtcAGCTGAGACGATATGCCCTATACACCATCTGGCTTTTTCTGTGACCGGTTGATCCGGGAACGAGAGAGGAGAGACGGGGAAGGGTCTCTCACCAAGCCCCTCCGCTTCAACAGCCAGGACTTCACCGCGCTGAGACAGGAGTGCCATCAGAGGAAGACCCTGTTCGAGGACGACACTTTCCCGGCCACTGTGGAGTCTCTGGGCTTCAAGGAGCTCGGACACAAGTCCAACAAGGTCAAGAACATCGTCTGGAAGAGGCCCAAGGTAGGAGGCGCTTGGAGAGGTACCCTGAGTGTGAAGTGTAATTAAGGGAGGAGGGATCCATTTGTGGAAAAGAACATCAGTTAAAAGGGAACAACAGCATTTTCTCCAACCTGATAACAGTTTATTCTGTGGTGAATGGATGCTGAGATATTTGACTTGAAAATGCAGATGAAATCAAAACACTTCCCACTATTTTTCTACATGGAGACTGGAATGAAGTTGCCAGGATATTTTAAAGTGCATCTTCATGGCTTTAAAATATCAGCTACTTGTTTAATGGCTTAATAACATCTGCACTTTTGTTCTGGTTTATATTTGCCTCGGATAAACTCATCCAAAAATCAAATGTTCAAATTTGACGTTTGTCATCTGCAGGAAATCTGTGAGAATCCTCAGTTCATTGTTGGAGGAGCCAGTAGGACAGACATCTGCCAGGGAGATCTTGGTAAAGGATGCTTCTCTTAACTTTTTTGGGCTCAGTAATAACACCATGCTCACATCGTGAGGTGGGTCTGAAGTGAATGTTTGGTAGAGATTCAAACTTTGGGATGTTTGCGCCAAACTAGAATAAAACCAAATAGTGGGAAGGTTTTATTGATCCGACTTAATGGTGGAGTGAAGAATCTTTGGCGTTAAGATAAGGAAGAAATCCActttaaaaccaaatcaaaacTACATGCAGCAGTTTTCCTTCGGTGAAAAAAGACGGTATTTTTACGAAAGGGGGGCTTGAAGCACCCAGCAGAGagctgtacatactgtatgaaacCACTTATTCAGTGTGTGTCCAGGGGATAACAGGGCATCAAATATTCCTGCTCACGGCCTCTCTCCGCCTGAAGCGGCCTCCCTAAATTGTGCTTACTCTTTTGGAAGGGAATCCAAccagcagcacatctcattgTTGTCCAGTTCGGACTGCAAATAAAAGGggccgaaaggacaaaagtCCTGGCAGGCACTGCTAACCGTTCCCTGTTGAAAAACGAACATTGTTCCGAGCACGGCAGCTAACACCCTATCACACTCCTGGTCAATCACAAAACACCACCGTCAGCGCACGGCGGGCAAGTTTTTAACTCAGAGGGACGattctttctgtgtctgtgtctacaACAGTGAAATCGCAGTGGCCAAGATGCATTTGCTTTACCGTGTTAGAAAAAACAATGCCAGgaaattatacagtatatatacagtTTGTTTATGGAGCATATTTAAGAGACAGGAACAAAAGTCATTGCAGCATCAAAGACTTtgataaatgtcaaatgtaaacagaaaaatagtGATATGTTAACGACAACAAACAGAAGTTAATGGAAAAGTCCTTAAGAGCATCAAAGAGTCCTTGAAATCATTAAAAACGCTTGATTGACTAATGACCTTCCTGACCCACCAGCCTCAATTGTAGAACAGTGAAGGCGATGATCTTTTGACCTCAGAGGTGTAGAACTGGACTGAAGGGCTTTGAACACTCTGCTGTAATAAAAGACTCTAAAAGTGTGTTTAGGTGTAACTCTTTTCCATGTGTTCAGGTGACTGCTGGTTGCTGGCTGCCATCGCCTGCCTAACTCTGAACGAGAAGCTTCTTTACCGCGTTGTTCCCCAGGACCAAAGCTTCTCAGAGGGTTATGTCGGCATCTTCCATTTCCAGGTCATTAGGGGCAGTTTTCCATGTTTGTGTAAAGTTTtccaaagacaataaaaataaaagcagtggcTTCTCAGTGTCTCCCGTCGCTGACCTCCTTCTGTCCTTCAGTTCTGGCGCTATGGCGACTGGGTCGATGTCGTCATTGATGACCGCATCCCGACCTTCAACAACCAGCTCGTCTTTACTAAGTCCGCTGAGAGGAATGAGTTCTGGAGCGCTTTGCTGGAGAAAGCCTACGCCAAGTGAGTGTACTGAATATTTCTCCCGTGGTGAAGCACAGGAGAGCTGTAGAACTTctgcagcagtctctgaatgtgtgttttcctgtatacTTCCTGTACACAAGTGCAGGGGCCTGGACCATGAAGTGAGATTAGTGAATATATTTGGGCTTAACTCGGGTTTTCTGGTTCCACAAAGCTTTGCATTATTGAATCGACCATTTCTAAAATCTAGCATCTGTGCTCTTCGCTGTCCAGGCTGCACGGCTCCTACGAGGCCCTGAAGGGCGGAAACACCACAGAGGCCATGGAGGACTTCACTGGTGGGGTCACCGAGTTCTACGAGATGAAGGAGGCTCCCAAAGAGCTTTACAAGATCATGAAGAAAGCTCTGGAGAGAGGCTCCCTGATGGGCTGCTCTATCGATGTGAGTCAGACATTTGTAGCTCATGATGATGTGAAGGCTCGCATTTCATCAGGTACCTGCAGGATGTTGAAGTTGGTgctcttattatttattttatgtatctGCAGTCTCTGGTTCCTGCTCACTTTGAGACTCGGACTGTGACAGGACTTGTGAAGGGTCACGCTTACTCCGTGACGGCAGTGGAAGAGGTAAAGCAGGAAGTAACTGTCCTAAGTCTGTGAGAACAGGACGGAAACATTACTGCATTAATGTGACCAAATGTGTCCAAGAAAAAAGCTGAGTAAAGACAATGTAAGTCCACGACCCCTGTGTCTTTCCTTACAGTGTAGACCATCTCAGCACAAGGACTCTAAAGTTCGCCTGGTGCGTCTCAGGAACCCGTGGGGTCAGGTGGAATGGAACGGCCCCTGGAGTGACAAGTAACAactttttaaccattttatttcCAGAGTTCGTTTTCTGGAACTGGACTGTGATGATGCCACAGTTTAGTTACGTTTTTGCCTCAAAAGCTTTTCCTCCTCTGTGACAGCTCTAAGGAGTGGGGCACACTGCCTAGGATCGAGAAAGAGAAGCTGCAGCACCAGAGCGCAGAGGACGGAGAGTTCTGGTAAGTCGGGTTCCATCGCCATCAGGTTACGTGGaggtaaataaaaagcatcTTACGTAGAGTACGTTCCATCATGTCCGTCCCTCTTCTCATCCAGGATGTCATTTGAGGATTTCAAGAAGAACTACACCAAGATTGAGATATGTAACCTCACTCCTGACGCCCTGGAGGAAGATAAGATCCACAAGTGGACGGTGTCTGTGAACGAGGGCCGCTGGGTGAGAGGCTGCTCCGCCGGAGGCTGCAGGAACTACCCAGGTATACGAGTGTAACAGGAGTGTGTGTCCTCCCTAACAGGACAGCAGGATCACGCGTTCTGATGAGTATGTGATCGGAGCTTCTTTAAAGAAGCACAGAACAAGTGAAGGCAATCTGAAAattcaacaaacaaattaaaacaattaagcTTTTATAATAATCTAACAACAGATCTGCATATTTAATAACCGTAATAGTGGTAGTAATGacgataataataatattaataatctCTAAGTGGACATTGGTCAGCGTccttcggcttgtcccttcaggggtcgccacagaggaacgtgttccgcacgttgatttggcttgtgtttttacgccagatgcccttcatgccacaatcctcccattttatccgagCTCACGGCACCAATGTGGGGATTCAatcccgcggccttctgcatcccacccGCCCTGCTTTTTTTGGCTCTAGTTTGGTtggtacatgtaaataaatgccaattAACTTCCCTTTGCATTCCATATATTacaatatctctctacttctagctgaaaaatgcctccaggtgacatcacttggtgGAACCTTCAGTTCCGATCACGTCAGCTCGTTGCTCGTACTATAAtggttgtaatcatggtcaacctgattttccagagctcctcagGAGAAAaactccgggtgatgtcatctttttttttttagctagaactggagaaatattttaaaaacattaatgtactTTTAGATCGTAAATTAAagtcatagaaagcaagttgagaATTTGGAGAGTTTAAGCAACTGAAAGTATTTCTGAAGTACaagtcacatacacacaccaatcTTTAAGCTGTATTAAATGATCCCTCTTTCCGGACACAAATCACAATATATTTCGAGGACCTTAAAATGATGAGCAAAAAATGATGAACTTCAGTTCACAGTGCACAGTCACACAAGCCTGCAaccaaaataaatcacaaaataaatcaaacccCCGTTGGAGGCCGGGACGATGCTCGGGAATGTGGCCAAAAACGTTAAGGACCTTTCACTTGaacaagcagaaataaaagttgTCGAGTATTAAAAAAGGGCTCACAGGGGATAAAAAACTACATTCATAAGATTGAGACGTGTGAAAGAACACAAAGGTAAGAAGGCAGCAGGGGATGGATGTGAACATGGTCACTCAATGTGCCGCAGACACTTTCTGGACCAACCCTCAGTACCGCCTTCGTTTGTGTGAGGAAGACGATGATCCAGAGGAAACCGAAGTGGGCTGTACCTTCGTGGTGGCTCTGATGCAGAAGAACAGGAGGAAAGAGCGCAAGATGGGAGCCAACCTCTTCACCATCGGGTTTGCCATTTATGAGGTCGGTCTGTGTTTCATACTCGGACAAAGCATTTGCACAAAATCCTCCCTCAGCATACaaggtttttaaattgcaatttgCTGTAGTTTAAACCAGCACCATAAAGGTTTAGCTTGAGTTTGCTTCGTATaatgacacaaacactgatgttgCCTCTGTCTCTTTACAGGTGCCAAAGGAGGTGAGGCAGGTTAAGTTAATTCCGCCCTATGCTGCTTGTTCTGCAGGTTTACTTTGTGCTTATTTTACATACCGGCTGTAtacgtgtgtgtttttattctttccatTGTGACGCCCCCGTCCAGATGCACGGGAACAAGCAGCACATGCAGAAGGACTTCTTCCTGTTCAACTCCTCCAAGGCCCGCTGCAAGTCCTACATCAACCTGCGCGAGGTGACCCAGCGGTTCTGCCTGAGCCCCGGGGAGTACGTCATCGTTCCCTCCACGTACGAGCCGCACCAGGAGGGAGAGTTCATCCTGCGCGTCTTCTCTGAAAAGAAGAACACCTCAGAGTGAGTGGGTGAGGGGAGGGGGCAAGCTGAGCTGCATGACACACAGAACAGTAATATAGGGTGAAACATGTTTCCTTGTGCTGTAGGTGCTTGTTTCAGTTCTTTGATGTAAAGTTTATTTAGCAGAAGCACATGGGCACAAAAGCTTTATCCAGATTTAAAAGTTGTTGTAAAAGATCTCGACTTTACAACAAGTTGCAACACTGTCGGGAATAATTATCTTCATTGTTGctaaaatgaaactttattcTTTCAATGGTTCTCTGAAGCAGTGAAAAATGCTGAAGGTTGTTTGTGTTGCTGATACTTAGTTAGTTAAAATGATATAAATTGGCAAGTACCcacatttgtaaatgtagaacAAGGGTTTTGGCTTAAAAATTTCATCGAAACGATTCAATGTATAGAAACTGAAATGAACCCCTGTTATGATTCCTGTTTAAATTTGAACTGAAGCTGCAGGGTTCAGCCGCATTCTGGGGCTTTGTGAGACAAAAACCAAATTTCAAATCTCATCTGTTAGATaatgaaatttacattttgttcagctttatgtgtgtttttcgAACAGTGCAGTCTTGTGTGTATGCCATTGAGGGTGGGGGCTTTTCTGGGTGCTTGGTGGGTGGGACACGAACCACCAACAACAAACCATTTTAACAAAGATTTAATTTATAGAGCTGGAAGAAATCGGCCCCAGTTCGAAGCTGTTATGGAATCTTTTTTAGGACAAGCGACTTCCGATTTGGCCCTGATCCGgtaaactttgaaaatgttcaATACTGCAAACTCAAGCCTCAACGAGCCGCCAACCCCCCTGCTGCCTGTGGAGGACCACACAGCATGCAGGATCGTCCTGCTGCACCCTGATGGATCGGGACCCGGCTGGGAATCAGGCTGTGGGATGATGGTGCCCAGCAAACAGATCCTTGTGATGGGCTTTGAAttgctaaacatttaaaacccaCATGGGTCattttgtgaaaataatgtgGTTAGTTTTGACCTACATGAACACAAGTTGGGAGTGGATTGTCTTTTACAAACGATCAACTTGCCTCCCAGCTAGTGCTTTACGTAGGTTAAACCTTAAGTAATTATTTGACAAGTTTGATTAGCTGCATACTTCAAGCTGCAGGTTCATTTTaatatcactttttaaaagaaggCAACTaccaaaacaagacaaacagaaagcagcaggtgGTACTAAACTGACACATCTTATTCACAGCTTTAGGATTTTATGGCTTCTTTAAACAGCTAAGTTTAATTTGAGCATCAGACTATAAAACCCTTAGGAAGTGTTCAGTAAGTCATTCAAGGTCTTCACCAAACTCAGGATTTTACAAAGACAAGTGCACAGTTCCAGTTGTGATGTTGTTGTAACCATGGTGACTGCTGTTTGTTCGTCTTCATCCAGGGAAATAGAGAACAGGATTGAGGCCGACCATCCAGTGGTGAGTGTTTTAAGAGTGTTGATATTAAACTGTCCTCCAAGAGAAGCTGAATTCTATAAATCTGTTGGCTTGAGTGTAATTCATTAGCGTTTATAGACAAACAGCTGCACCTCCACAAATCTTATAACACCTACTACTTTTGGCATTTTATCCAGGAGAACAGTAGACATAGTGTGACACTcagagaaatatgtttttgaataaaaaccAAAGAATGGAGCTGACTATTGTGGACATGCTGGATCATTCTCCTAGCCAGTGTTTGTACCAGGCTAGTTAAACCAGTATGAAAGCTATTATGGGTTCaccatacagtacagtagtgtTCAAAATGATGAAGCAACAACCAGCACTGCGCTAAGATGCCAAGAAATTCCTGTACTAAATCTTTTTCTCCTTGTGGCTCTTCCTCCTCAGCCTGCTCCGGCCTCGGCGGGGGAAGAGAGCGAGGAGGATCAGCAGTTTCGGACGATTTTTCAGGAAATAGCCGGAGATGTGAGTACACAGAGTGCAGGAAGACGAGGTGACTTTTCATAGAATTTCATCAGCAACATAGACCAGTTTTCGCCATGTTTTTATGTCCCACCATGATACATCGTATGTACCACATTATGTCATCGTGCTCTAGACTCT is a window from the Channa argus isolate prfri chromosome 16, Channa argus male v1.0, whole genome shotgun sequence genome containing:
- the capn3a gene encoding calpain-3 isoform X2, which codes for MPYTPSGFFCDRLIRERERRDGEGSLTKPLRFNSQDFTALRQECHQRKTLFEDDTFPATVESLGFKELGHKSNKVKNIVWKRPKEICENPQFIVGGASRTDICQGDLGDCWLLAAIACLTLNEKLLYRVVPQDQSFSEGYVGIFHFQFWRYGDWVDVVIDDRIPTFNNQLVFTKSAERNEFWSALLEKAYAKLHGSYEALKGGNTTEAMEDFTGGVTEFYEMKEAPKELYKIMKKALERGSLMGCSIDSLVPAHFETRTVTGLVKGHAYSVTAVEECRPSQHKDSKVRLVRLRNPWGQVEWNGPWSDNSKEWGTLPRIEKEKLQHQSAEDGEFWMSFEDFKKNYTKIEICNLTPDALEEDKIHKWTVSVNEGRWVRGCSAGGCRNYPDTFWTNPQYRLRLCEEDDDPEETEVGCTFVVALMQKNRRKERKMGANLFTIGFAIYEVPKEMHGNKQHMQKDFFLFNSSKARCKSYINLREVTQRFCLSPGEYVIVPSTYEPHQEGEFILRVFSEKKNTSEEIENRIEADHPVVSYSSVQNDEATTSTALRCQEIPVLNLFLLVALPPQPAPASAGEESEEDQQFRTIFQEIAGDEMEISANELKNVLNRVITKHKDLNTEGFSLESCRSMIALMDMDGTGRLNLQEFRHLWNKIKQWQGIFKHYNFDQSGSINSYEMRNAVNDAGFRLNNQLYDIITMRYANENMNIDFDSFISCLVRLEAMFRAFQAFDQDGDGMIRLSVLEWLQLTMYA